A DNA window from Hordeum vulgare subsp. vulgare chromosome 1H, MorexV3_pseudomolecules_assembly, whole genome shotgun sequence contains the following coding sequences:
- the LOC123412191 gene encoding uncharacterized protein LOC123412191 — MLVVTEMRFVVEMLEMLEMLEILEMLEMLVAEMRLVVAMRFVVEMLEMLEMLEMLEMLVAEMRLVVAMRFVVEMLEMLEMLEMRLVVEMLEMLVAEMRLVVAMRFVVEMLEMLEMLEMLEMLVAEMRLVVAMRFVVEMLEMLVVEMRLVWSMCNSLFVWSMFVWSMCKP; from the exons ATGCTTGTTGttactgagatgaggtttgtcgtCGAGATGTTAGAGATGCTAGAGATGCTTGAGATTCTAGAGATGCTAGAGATGCTTGTTGCTGAGATGAGGCTTGTTGTTGCGATGAGGTTTGTCGTcgagatgctagagatgctagagatgcttgagatgctagagatgctTGTTGCTGAGATGAGGCTTGTTGTTGCAATGAGGTTTGTCGTcgagatgctagagatgctagagATGCTTGAGATGAGGCTTGTTGTCGAGATGCTAGAGATGCTTGTTGCTGAGATGAG GCTTGTTGTTGCGATGAGGTTTGTCGTCGAGATGCTAGAGATGCTCGAGATGCttgagatgctagagatgctTGTTGCTGAGATGAGGCTTGTTGTTGCGATGAGGTTTGTCGTCGAGATGCTAGAGATGCTTGTTGTTGAGATGAGGCTTGTGTGGAGTATGTGTAACTCCTTGTTTGTATGGAGTATGTTTGTGTGGAGTATGTGTAAACCCTAG